A genomic stretch from Setaria italica strain Yugu1 chromosome VII, Setaria_italica_v2.0, whole genome shotgun sequence includes:
- the LOC111258009 gene encoding uncharacterized protein LOC111258009 codes for MLCARAAKLPLLPLLRPSAVAPPPWPHRDFSSGRSQTPSAQPSLRRMPTEPPPTTTYSDATELRPGAAGGGIFGRFDFDSSTGAAAAMEEYPCRARRFHEAACLRKARRPQAAPLLFVVRAGSVPPQSVPRVGALREGRAVHERQRCCARHRLEDSGLHNPKDSGAEGR; via the exons ATGCTTTGCGCTCGAGCCGCGAAATTACCGCTGCTCCCACTATTGcggccgtcggccgtcgcccCGCCCCCATGGCCGCATCGCGACTTCTCGTCGGGCCGCTCCCAAACGCCATCTGCCCAACCGTCTCTACGCCGCATGCCAACCGAACCACCGCCCACCACCACCTATTCTGATGCCACGGAGCTCAGGCCTGGCGCGGCGGGTGGTGGCATCTTCGGCCGCTTCGACTTCGACAGCAGcacaggagcggcggcggccatggaggagtATCCTTGTCGTGCGCGCAGGTTCCATGAAGCAGCCTGTCTTCGCAAGGCACGGCGGCCGCAGGCCGCTCCTCTCCTCTTTGTCGTGCGTGCAGGATCCGTTCCTCCCCAATCCGTTCCACGCGTGGGGGCGCTTCGTGAGGGGAGGGCCGTGCACGAGCGGCAGCGGTGCTGTGCGCGGCATCGATTGGAGGACTCCGGCCTGCACAACCCCAAGGACTCCGGCGCTGAG GGGCGCTGA
- the LOC101758200 gene encoding uncharacterized protein LOC101758200, with protein MYSRGISFNFLRNPYFREAFAFACSHNLQGYTIPGYNRARESLLKQERRHIETLLESTKSTWPETGVTICSDGWSDPQRRLIINFIAVSEKAPMFLRADNCDGEYKSKEYIAEKLRAIIDEVGRQNMVQIITDNAANCKGAGLLIEAENDHIFWTPCVVHTLNLAMKNICEPKLPRTPTDEDMHVWGQLEFIHDVKVEASMIKNFKMNHGMRLSMFNEFSHLKLLSIAETRFASVVCMLKRFVEVKAALQHMVISDKWSIYKEDASAAQHVKEKILSDVWWGNVDYILRITTPIYDMIRFADTDTPCLHLIYEMWDSMIEKVKKEIYLYEGKEPNKESDLYSVIHDILIARWTKGNNPLHCLAHSLNPRFYSNKWLEEGAGRLPPTRIRRYHK; from the exons ATGTATTCTAGAGGGATATCTTTCAACTTTTTGAGAAACCCATATTTTAGAGAAGCTTTTGCATTTGCTTGCAGCCACAATTTGCAAGGTTACACAATTCCTGGGTATAATAGGGCTAGGGAATCACTCCTGAAGCAAGAAAGAAGGCACATAGAGACTCTATTGGAGAGTACAAAGAGCACATGGCCAGAGACAGGGGTCACAATCTGCAGTGATGGTTGGTCAGATCCTCAGAGGAGGCTAATCATCAACTTCATTGCTGTTTCTGAGAAAGCTCCAATGTTTTTGAGGGCTGACAATTGTGACGGAGAATACAAGTCAAAAGAATACATTGCTGAGAAGTTGAGGGCTATTATTGATGAAGTAGGTCGACAAAATATGGTACAAATCATCACAGATAATGCTGCAAACTGCAAAGGTGCGGGTCTTTTAATTGAAGCTGAAAATGATCACATATTTTGGACACCTTGTGTAGTGCATACTCTCAACCTTGCTATGAAAAATATATGTGAACCTAAACTGCCAAGGACACCTACTGATGAGGATATGCATGTTTGGGGACAACTAGAATTTATACATGATGTTAAAGTTGAGGCTAGTATGATCAAGAATTTCAAAATGAATCATGGCATGCGTCTTTCCATGTTCAATGAGTTCAGCCATTTGAAGTTGCTTTCTATTGCTGAAACAAGATTTGCATCGGTTGTGTGTATGCTAAAACGGTTTGTTGAGGTAAAAGCAGCTCTCCAACACATGGTGATTAGTGACAAATGGAGCATCTATAAAGAGGATGCTTCAGCTGCCCAACATGTAAAGGAAAAAATACTAAGTGATGTCTGGTGGGGCAATGTAGATTACATTCTTAGGATCACTACTCCTATCTATGATATGATACGCTTTGCGGACACCGACACCCCATGTCTTCACTTAATCTATGAGATGTGGGATTCAATGATTGAGAAAGTGAAGAAAGAGATATATCTGTATGAAGGGAAGGAACCAAATAAGGAGTCAGACCTCTACTCTGTTATTCATGATATATTGATTGCTAGGTGGACAAAAGGCAATAATCCACTACATTGTTTGGCTCATTCACTCAATCCAAG ATTTTACAGCAACAAGTGGCTTGAAGAAGGTGCTGGTCGACTACCCCCCACAAGGATAAGGAGGTATCACAAATGA